Proteins encoded in a region of the Drosophila sechellia strain sech25 chromosome 2L, ASM438219v1, whole genome shotgun sequence genome:
- the LOC6621134 gene encoding uncharacterized protein LOC6621134: MKPLIVVVLVGLLASGCHIVHSQEPGDAVEQEASESDEALKIKESQASIAAQVEAMLVHFQQEDPQGLPGVPVPDPLEVPNVKKSMGMANLDMKQVKAYGLSKFRIDKMNLDLKEMRFNGGLQLDQMLVKGQYTLSSFFSKANGPFTVVLKNVYAEATAFLAVEQDGQLATDRIKIDITFSDMTMDFQNLGLVGSVFQSVVNGAPNLVFDAMKPFMLTEADKKLRGEINVMIQKTLGDRRLPNSITPLDSAIAMARKMVRQQGYDPYHLPDVNRTMGVFSVQLAHTWINGISSFYRVGNITAGMANKTVSVVLQIGTQQVTGAGQWEVGVGMMTRVGHVQFTVQHIRATVALSQSLDTRKRAQITDLQFDMGNIQVRCDGAGTLDYVMEFAVNVIPNLLRYQIMDAIENPIKQRVQEKFNTIDVEQVIKTMAKNDFNFDPKLLGL; this comes from the exons ATGAAGCCATTGATAGTGGTCGTGCTCGTGGGCCTGCTGGCAAGTGGCTGCCACATTGTTCACTCCCAGGAGCCTGGCGATG CTGTGGAGCAGGAAGCCAGCGAGTCGGATGAGGCACTTAAGATCAAGGAGAGTCAGGCCAGCATAGCCGCCCAGGTGGAGGCCATGCTCGTGCACTTTCAGCAGGAGGATCCGCAGGGGCTGCCCGGCGTGCCCGTGCCCGATCCGTTGGAGGTGCCCAATGTGAAGAAGAGCATGGGCATGGCCAATCTGGACATGAAGCAGGTCAAGGCGTATGGCTTATCCAAGTTCCGCATTGATAAAATGAACCTAGACCTGAAGGAAATGAGA TTCAACGGTGGCCTCCAGCTGGATCAGATGCTGGTCAAGGGCCAGTACACCCTCAGTTCATTCTTTTCGAAAGCCAATGGACCCTTTACTGTAGTCCTGAAGAACGTCTATGCCGAGGCAACCGCCTTCTTGGCCGTCGAACAAGACGGTCAACTGGCCACGGACCGCATCAAGATCGACATCACCTTCTCGGACATGACAATGGACTTCCAGAACCTCGGTCTGGTGGGCAGCGTCTTTCAGAGCGTGGTGAACGGTGCTCCCAATTTGGTCTTCGACGCCATGAAACCATTCATGCTCACGGAGGCGGACAAGAAGCTGCGCGGCGAGATCAACGTAATGATCCAGAAAACCTTGGGCGACCGCCGACTGCCCAATTCTATAACGCCACTGGACAGCGCCATTGCCATGGCACGCAAGATGGTGCGCCAGCAGGGCTACGACCCGTACCACCTGCCTGATGTCAATCGCACCATGGGCGTGTTCAGTGTCCAGTTAGCACACACCTGGATCAATGGAATCTCTAGCTTCTACCGCGTGGGCAACATAACCGCTGGCATGGCCAACAAAACGGTGTCGGTCGTCCTGCAAATAGGCACCCAGCAGGTGACGGGAGCCGGCCAGTGGGAGGTGGGTGTGGGCATGATGACCCGCGTCGGTCACGTACAATTCACGGTTCAGCACATACGCGCCACCGTGGCCCTGAGCCAATCCCTGGACACACGCAAGCGGGCGCAGATCACCGATCTGCAGTTTGACATGGGCAACATACAGGTGCGATGCGACGGAGCGGGAACGCTAGACTACGTCATGGAGTTTGCGGTGAACGTCATTCCCAACCTGCTGCGTTACCAGATCATGGACGCCATCGAGAACCCCATCAAGCAGCGCGTGCAGGAGAAGTTCAACACCATCGATGTGGAGCAGGTCATCAAGACCATGGCTAAGAACGACTTCAACTTTGACCCAAAGCTGTTGGGCTTGTGA
- the LOC6621137 gene encoding NADH dehydrogenase [ubiquinone] 1 beta subcomplex subunit 10: MPEPRSPMASFAESVLNVIDGPITWFRESIVEPNQQKQNWYHQRFRRVPTIDQCYTDDAVCRFEADQQFRRDRMVDNEIVNILRQRFEDCTLYEAPDHMVKCRPLMDQYEKATENWFIKYGDLGGYANAKTAYMKQKHRLIWERRHGPVGSGMKEEAAH, from the exons ATGCCGGAGCCACGCAGTCCGATGGCCAGTTTCGCCGAGTCGGTGCTAAATGTCATCGATGGACCCATAACTTGGTTCCGTG AGAGCATTGTGGAGCCGAACCAGCAGAAGCAGAATTGGTACCACCAGCGCTTCCGCCGCGTTCCGACGATCGACCAGTGCTACACGGACGATGCCGTCTGCCGTTTCGAGGCCGATCAGCAGTTCCGCCGGGATCGCATGGTGGACAACGAGATTGTCAACATTCTGCGCCAGCGCTTCGAGGACTGCACCCTCTACGAGGCACCCGATCACATGGTCAAGTGCAGGCCGCTGATGGATCAATACGAGAAGGCCACCGAGAACTGGTTCATCAAGT ATGGCGACTTGGGAGGCTACGCCAATGCCAAGACCGCGTACATGAAGCAGAAGCATCGTCTGATCTGGGAGCGTCGTCATGGACCAGTGGGAAGTGGCATGAAGGAGGAGGCCGCCCACTAA
- the LOC6621136 gene encoding E3 ubiquitin-protein ligase msl-2: protein MLAQTAYLKVTRLSLRPASNLSKRRVEELNSGIGELRQLLSCVVCCQLLVDPYSPKGKRCQHNVCRLCLRGKKHLFPSCTQCEGCSDFKTYEENRMMGTQLLCYKTLCVHLLHSALFGQLAGMRPQVARELVPRINLPPKTTQEFIREGSNISDTFDTFLPQPDLPFLKDMPTSLPAETPPTTAATTPELPYDHHLNISDIEAEAAATAEQGHFSPLPLLPTGSRMGLLSHAGQIVIATESSESGFMEQAWTDQVDLSGAVSMSNYTNSGNNFAVSYVMPTSATTTFDPQELQIGQVVQMAVEETVETSTQLTVLSTTVEETVEESVEESVEETVETSTQLEVLTSAEEPNEISDQLTELEVAGSEEALVTVEEAEETSIQSEVVAEHKEEDQQLDVQTSQSPTQAEMEEAVEEHVATKTQLGQVQTELQVEEPLQTDIKDAKEAAEEVKEKDQHPSSAELQKEDIDEPTLKRKRTRSLKASQAAKIEPAPSEVKAKVQSGKGALRRVRGKDKEEKVKPPKPKCRCGISGSSNTLTTCRNSRCPCYKSYNSCAGCHCVCCKNPHKEDYVESDEDDDFEDFEMLKDVPEPMTQSEEPVVAEPRQEENSRDCAPPDSSEEAISLVPLNNLQHSQHPLVLVQNEQGDYQGFNIFQGNKPLDPVAAGFTMRVQLQHTDGNGSVPQHAYMMPPITMPNPPPPSLSPPPPPAPDREVIETPAKKFRTSRTRRGRANFSALDTVDELVSGGSRSNSAAGDRSSATDNAQSLFEEIMSGSDDL, encoded by the exons ATGCTGGCCCAGACGGCATACTTGAAAGTGACGCGCCTCTCGCTCCGACCGGCGTCGAATCTTTCCAAGCGGCGGGTGGAGGAGCTGAACTCTGGAATCGGCGAGCTACGGCAGCTGCTGTCCTGCGTGGTCTGCTGCCAGCTGCTGGTGGATCCCTACTCGCCCAAAGGCAAGCGGTGCCAGCACAACGTGTGCCGGCTGTGCCTGCGCGGTAAGAAGCATCTGTTTCCCAGCTGCACCCAGTGCGAGGGTTGCTCCGACTTCAAGACCTACGAGGAGAACCGCATGATGGGTACCCAGCTACTGTGCTACAAGACACTGTGCGTCCACCTGCTGCATTCGGCGTTATTTGGGCAGCTGGCCGGGATGCGGCCACAGGTGGCCAGGGAGCTGGTGCCGCGCATCAATCTGCCGCCCAAAACTACACAGGAGTTCATTCGCGAGGGCTCAAACATCTCGGACACGTTCGACACCTTTCTGCCCCAGCCGGATCTGCCGTTTCTCAAGGACATGCCCACGTCACTGCCCGCGGAGACGCCGCCTACGACGGCGGCCACGACTCCAGAACTACCCTACGATCATCACCTCAACATCAGCGACATTGAGGCGGAGGCGGCGGCCACAGCGGAGCAGGGTCACTTCTCGCCGCTTCCCCTGCTGCCCACAGGATCTCGCATGGGCCTGCTCTCCCACGCCGGGCAAATAGTCATTGCCACCGAGAGCTCGGAGTCGGGCTTCATGGAGCAAGCGTGGACGGATCAGGTGGACCTCTCCGGTGCGGTTTCGATGTCCAATTACACCAATAGCGGCAACAACTTTGCCGTCTCCTACGTGATGCCCACCTCTGCGACCACGACGTTCGATCCACAGGAACTGCAAATCGGCCAGGTGGTGCAAATGGCCGTTGAGGAGACCGTTGAGACGTCCACACAGTTGACTGTGCTCTCCACCACCGTTGAGGAGACTGTCGAGGAGTCCGTTGAGGAGTCCGTTGAGGAGACCGTTGAAACATCCACTCAGCTAGAGGTGCTTACCTCCGCTGAGGAACCCAACGAAATCTCTGATCAATTGACTGAGTTGGAAGTTGCGGGATCTGAGGAGGCTTTGGTCACCGTTGAAGAGGCCGAAGAGACCTCAATTCAGTCAGAGGTTGTAGCTGAGCACAAGGAGGAAGATCAACAATTGGATGTGCAGACTTCACAGTCACCTACACAAGCCGAAATGGAGGAGGCAGTAGAGGAGCATGTTGCCACAAAAACACAATTGGGTCAGGTGCAAACAGAATTGCAGGTTGAGGAGCCGTTGCAGACAGATATTAAGGACGCAAAGGAAGCGGCTGAAGAGGTGAAAGAGAAGGACCAGCACCCCAGCAGTGCGGAACTGCAGAAGGAGGACATTGACGAGCCAACGCTCAAGCGAAAGAGAACCCGTAGTCTCAAAGCGTCACAAGCTGCCAAAATTGAGCCTGCGCCGTCTGAGGTCAAGGCTAAAGTGCAATCTGGAAAGGGCGCTCTTCGCAGGGTTCGGGGCAAGGACAAGGAGGAAAAGGTGAAACCTCCGAAGCCGAAGTGCCGCTGCGGTATCTCTGGCTCGAGCAATACCCTCACCACCTGCCGGAACTCCCGGTGTCCTTGCTACAAGAGTTACAACAGCTGTGCTGGGTGTCATTGCGTGTGCTGCAAGAATCCGCACAAAGAGGACTACGTTGAAAGTGATGAGGACGATGACTTTGAGGATTTCGAAATGCTGAAGGACGTTCCAGAGCCGATGACTCAGTCGGAGGAGCCGGTAGTAGCTGAGCCCAGGCAGGAGGAGAACAGTCGGGACTGTGCGCCGCCAGACTCTTCTGAAGAAGCCATAAGCCTAGTGCCGCTAAACAATTTGCAGCACTCCCAGCATCCTTTAGTACTTGTTCAGAATGAGCAAGGCGACTACCAGG GCTTCAATATCTTCCAGGGCAACAAGCCCCTTGATCCGGTCGCCGCTGGATTCACTATGCGTGTCCAGCTGCAGCACACCGATGGCAACGGTTCCGTTCCCCAGCATGCTTACATGATGCCACCAATTACGATGCCGAATCCACCGCCTCCGTCTCTTTCGCCACCACCGCCTCCTGCTCCTGACAGGGAAGTCATCGAGACACCGGCCAAGAAATTCAGGACAAGTCGAACACGCCGAGGAAGGGCCAACTTCTCGGCCCTCGACACGGTTGATGAGCTTGTCAGTGGCGGATCCAGGAGCAATTCTGCCGCTGGCGACAGATCATCGGCCACTGACAATGCCCAGTCACTGTTCGAGGAGATCATGTCGGGCTCGGATGACTTGTAA
- the LOC6621133 gene encoding exocyst complex component 2, protein MAPQPVVTGLSPKEGPPGTRVIIRGEFLGTRVHDLIGLKICGSDCLLSAEWKSPNKIIARTGPAKGKGDIIVTTLSGGVGTSTVQFRAYHETIGPLKESAVWIEESPSQNFAWGRRTLAQSGLTQEDPLGLSIEGNEQKIPEDLRDLFPEACGDLSQEHFSPAWFLLENHLATSFEDLKAGLSYLKRKVESQKEGQLSFLKSNAGSVIDQLDTLMNIRDKLQEDVKLHGNETLNILETSIENSISESQKIFTDVLVRKEKADSTRSVLFALSRHKFLFCLPNSVDRRAKAGEYDIVVNDYSRAKNLFGKTEIPIFRKVLEEVDHRILSVRKQLHEKVVKMPQSVEQQKKLIKALISLELQQSGTPIGDKLRNIDPAWDAIEARAKYLEWTFRQTFDQHTSKDSSAQEKAKNRDSSQAPNRVNFCEELCDIAASQLPDLWRLGQLYFTGELRGPHDPKPGDFKRMVLNAIEKFCVYLRLAILIATDQRALRQSSGLAWPIGSASATHQFLPWIPQCLRFTRIAYATLISLDLPSEALDIIQKLIDEVRLFCFSIIFKRATDRCKKLGSQETWELGVEEYPGATLLPAALEALLIETLDEVQSVCMQRETREGNLLEPQSDGQREVTQRLQEFLSAFSAVIEELAFHSHDEETPTHNVSQLLGFPNAQQPDSVAGSSGAAAVTWEQRMLCCLANYAYCNKIFFPRLGDIFVRYGYPLPTLAIETARYTVNQLFTNLLEEYVEHKGDPLVGTIEPSMYLGRFQWDHEMEIGQLRPYAHECCDNLVGVYSEIYSISPALLRPILESIVQTISEELARLMSCVQRFSFTGAIQAHVDIRLLRDSLEGYVNETAKNYFMEALEAINPPLSGEQKRKADEILERVKRNMRLQLLCFSVKDP, encoded by the exons ATGGCGCCGCAGCCGGTGGTTACGGGGCTATCTCCGAAGGAGGGTCCGCCTGGCACCCGCGTCATCATTCGCGGCGAATTTCTGGGCACCCGAGTGCACGATCTAATTG gtCTGAAAATCTGCGGTTCAGATTGCCTGCTGTCGGCGGAGTGGAAATCACCAAATAAAATCATCGCACGCACTGGTCCGGCGAAGGGAAAAGGCGACATCATAGTGACCACTTTGAGCGGTGGAGTGGGCACGTCCACTGTTCAGTTCCGTGCCTACCACGAGACCATTGGTCCACTCAAGGAGTCCGCCGTCTGGATCGAGGAGTCGCCCTCGCAAAATTTTGCCTGGGGTCGACGCACCCTGGCCCAATCCGGACTAACGCAGGAGGATCCACTTGGACTATCCATCGAGGGTAACGAGCAGAAGATCCCCGAGGACTTGCGCGATCTCTTTCCCGAAGCTTGCGGGGATCTGTCGCAGGAGCACTTCTCTCCGGCCTGGTTTCTGCTTGAGAATCACCTGGCCACCTCCTTCGAGGATCTCAAGGCGGGCCTGTCTTATTTAAAACGGAAAGTGGAGAGCCAAAAGGAAGGTCAGCTTTCCTTcctgaagtccaatgcagGCTCGGTGATTGACCAGCTCGATACGCTTATGAACATCCGGGACAAGCTGCAGGAGGATGTCAAGCTACACGGCAATGAAACCCTTAATATCTTGGAAACTTCCATAGAGA ACTCCATTAGCGAATCGCAAAAGATATTCACGGATGTCCTGGTGCGCAAAGAAAAGGCGGATTCCACGCGGTCCGTTCTGTTCGCCCTGTCGCGTCACAAGTTCCTCTTCTGTCTGCCCAATTCGGTGGACAGACGTGCCAAGGCTGGTGAATACGACATTGTGGTTAACGACTACTCGCGCGCCAAGAATCTCTTTGGCAAGACGGAGATTCCCATTTTCCGCAAGGTGCTCGAGGAGGTCGACCACAGGATCCTGTCCGTAAGGAAACAGCTGCACGAGAAGGTGGTCAAGATGCCACAAAGCGTGGAGCAACAGAAGAAGCTTATCAAGGCACTGATCAGTCTGGAACTGCAGCAGAGCGGAACCCCCATTGGCGATAAACTGCGCAACATCGATCCCGCCTGGGATGCCATCGAGGCCAGAGCCAAATATCTGGAGTGGACATTTCGCCAGACCTTTGACCAGCACACCAGCAAGGATTCGAGTGCGCAGGAAAAGGCCAAGAACAGGGATTCCAGTCAGGCGCCCAATCGGGTTAACTTCTGCGAGGAACTGTGCGACATTGCCGCCTCCCAGCTGCCGGACTTGTGGCGTCTGGGCCAGCTATACTTCACCGGCGAGCTACGCGGACCTCATGATCCCAAGCCAGGGGATTTCAAGCGAATGGTTTTGAACGCCATCGAGAAGTTCTGTGTCTACTTGAGGTTGGCCATCCTCATTGCCACGGATCAGCGCGCCCTGCGTCAGTCCAGCGGCTTGGCTTGGCCCATCGGCTCCGCATCGGCAACACATCAGTTTCTACCCTGGATTCCGCAGTGCCTGCGCTTCACGAGGATAGCCTACGCCACGCTCATAAGCCTGGATCTGCCCTCGGAAGCGCTGGACATCATACAGAAACTGATCGATGAGGTGCGACTTTTCTGCTTCTCAATTATCTTCAAACGGGCCACGGATCGGTGCAAAAAGCTGGGCAGCCAGGAGACCTGGGAACTGGGCGTGGAGGAGTATCCAGGTGCCACATTGCTACCCGCCGCCTTGGAAGCATTGCTTATCGAAACGCTGGACGAGGTACAGTCTGTGTGCATGCAAAGGGAGACCCGGGAGGGCAATCTCCTCGAGCCGCAGTCGGATGGACAGAGAGAGGTGACACAGCGACTACAAGAATTCCTATCCGCGTTTAGCGCGGTGATCGAGGAGCTGGCCTTTCACTCCCACGACGAGGAGACGCCCACCCACAATGTGTCGCAGCTACTTGGATTCCCCAACGCCCAGCAGCCAGATTCGGTGGCTGGAAGCAGCGGAGCAGCGGCTGTGACCTGGGAGCAGCGCATGCTCTGTTGCCTGGCCAACTACGCGTACTGCAATAAGATCTTCTTCCCTCGCCTTGGTGACATCTTCGTTCGCTACGGTTACCCGCTGCCCACGCTGGCAATCGAAACTGCGCGCTACACGGTTAATCAGCTCTTTACCAATCTTCTGGAGGAGTATGTCGAGCATAAAGGCGATCCGCTGGTCGGCACCATCGAGCCCTCCATGTATCTGGGTCGTTTCCAGTGGGATCACGAGATGGAGATCGGCCAGCTGCGTCCTTACGCTCACGAGTGCTGCGATAATTTGGTTGGTGTCTACTCCGAGATCTACAGCATCTCGCCGGCACTGCTGCGACCCATCCTGGAGTCCATTGTGCAAACAATATCCGAAGAGCTGGCCCGTCTGATGAGCTGTGTCCAGCGGTTCAGCTTCACGGGAGCGATTCAGGCCCACGTGGATATCCGTCTATTGAGGGACTCCCTGGAAGGTTACGTCAATGAGACTGCCAA GAACTACTTCATGGAAGCGTTGGAGGCAATCAATCCGCCCCTGAGTGGCGAGCAGAAGCGAAAGGCGGACGAGATTCTGGAGCGCGTCAAGCGGAACATGCGTTTGCAGCTGCTCTGCTTTAGCGTCAAGGACCCCTAG
- the LOC6621132 gene encoding conserved oligomeric Golgi complex subunit 3, translating to MDDVERIQSENENLRKIRNRLMQWESKTDPLAALSIQQEEHLDVLTNLWRDSGPSAPAPATPSQADPTDSKAAASSQSGDDIKLPAEGLQNTNEFLLWFADVSAEIEQRGDADYHKYLQQLEQRKAECSHMLDQIAGAMERLGALCDEYDFVSQKTSALNTASEQLIEEQERLQDLSHEIQRRLHYFSQVELLNQRLQSPTLSVASEAFRECLNKIDECLNYIEENPKFKDAAAYNVKYRQCLAKASGLVRNYVTSVINQATEATLHPKNNVPDAAAALKAPDAAFALYYGKYQTAAAKVKRVAQLIESRSEHSLDYAQLMADLQQHYLAQRASVMSPAVNLSIQNVKVAHKGDHCSLTRSACAFLVHVCQDEQRLFYQFFSTGAPHLTVYLEGLCTILYDTMRPFIIHINHLETLAEICSILRIEMLEEHVQQNPVALEAFATIAHQLLQDVQERLVFRAHLYLQSDIQNFNPSSGDLAYPEKLEMMESIALSLQEPAPLRRSDSRNSMISSVSSAVETESVATAYTVKQMNSPADLHGMWYPTVRRTLVCLSRLYRCVDRPIFQGLSQEALKLCIQSVSHAAGKISANKTPIDGELFEIKHLLILREQIAPFRVDFTVKETSLDFSKVKTAAFGLLQKRKQLFSMGSNNALLEFLLEGTPQIKEHLLDSRKEVDRQLKSVCERYIKDAVHMLVGPLITFLDKAQSLLAQSTPATPQSPESTKASYVLRQSPWASPQQISSIIQETQRLIKAKLAVLQRSMQLYLSNRDTEFIIFRPIRNNIIQSFVKLEQLLTTNGYSTDDMIITSCPSAEQVSILLSSASILAAEGVASFAAAARKISTSSSVDGSTVGRKLSTMSNKSELVEQPKAEEVAGQMEVVPAEVPPPAKIEEEQVAETQTQANSE from the exons ATGGATGACGTCGAACGAATTCAGAGCGAGAATGAGAATTTGCGCAAGATTCGCAATCGCCTGATGCAATGGGAGTCCAAAACGGACCCGCTGGCGGCTCTGAGTATCCAGCAAGAGGAGCACCTGGACGTCCTGACCAATCTGTGGCGCGACAGCGGACCATCG GCACCGGCACCGGCTACGCCCAGCCAGGCGGATCCTACCGATTCAAAAGCAGCTGCTTCTTCGCAAAGCGGTGATGACATCAAACTACCTGCGGAGGGACTCCAGAACACCAATGAGTTTCTGCTCTGGTTCGCGGACGTCAGCGCCGAGATCGAGCAACGTGGCGATGCCGACTACCACAAATACctgcagcagctggagcagcgCAAAGCGGAGTGCTCCCACATGCTGGACCAGATCGCTGGGGCCATGGAGCGCCTGGGCGCTCTCTGCGACGAGTACGACTTTGTGTCGCAAAAGACCAGCGCTCTGAACACGGCCAGCGAGCAGTTGATCGAGGAGCAGGAGCGACTGCAGGACCTGAGTCACGAGATTCAACGCCGTCTGCACTATTTTAGCCAGGTGGAGTTGCTCAACCAGCGACTTCAGAGCCCCACGCTTTCGGTGGCTAGCGAAGCGTTCCGCGAGTGCCTCAACAAGATCGACGAATGCCTGAACTACATCGAGGAGAAT CCAAAATTCAAGGACGCAGCCGCCTACAATGTGAAGTACAGGCAGTGCCTGGCCAAAGCCTCGGGTCTGGTGCGTAACTATGTGACGAGCGTGATAAACCAGGCCACCGAGGCCACGCTCCATCCCAAGAACAATGTGCCGGATGCCGCCGCTGCTCTCAAGGCACCAGATGCCGCATTCGCTCTGTACTACGGCAAATATCAAACGGCCGCGGCAAAGGTGAAGCGGGTCGCCCAGTTGATTGAGTCTCGGTCGGAGCACAGCCTTGACTACGCTCAACTGATGGCGGACCTACAACAGCACTACTTGGCGCAAAGAGCCAGTGTTATGTCGCCGGCGGTGAATCTGTCCATACAAAACGTTAAGGTGGCCCATAAAGGGGATCACTGCTCTCTCACCCGAAGCGCCTGCGCCTTTTTGGTGCATGTTTGCCAGGACGAACAGCGTTTGTTCTACCAGTTCTTCAGCACGGGAGCACCACACCTGAC GGTTTATCTGGAGGGTCTGTGCACCATTCTCTATGACACCATGCGACCCTTTATTATACATATTAATCACTTGGAAACGCTGGCGGAGATCTGTTCCATTCTACGGATTGAAATGCTGGAGGAGCACGTCCAGCAGAACC CTGTTGCACTGGAGGCCTTTGCCACCATCGCGCACCAATTGCTGCAGGATGTGCAGGAGCGTTTAGTCTTCCGAGCGCATCTATACCTGCAGTCGGACATTCAGAACTTTAATCCCTCATCGGGAGATTTGGCCTACCCCGAGAAGTTGGAAATGATGGAG AGCATTGCCTTGTCCCTTCAAGAACCCGCCCCTTTGCGCCGCTCCGATTCTCGCAACTCCATGATTTCCAGTGTTTCAAGTGCTGTGGAGACGGAAAGCGTGGCCACTGCCTACACGGTGAAGCAAATGA ATTCCCCGGCCGATCTGCATGGCATGTGGTACCCCACAGTGCGTCGGACACTGGTGTGTCTCTCGAGGCTTTACCGCTGCGTGGATCGACCCATTTTCCAAGGCCTTTCTCAGGAAGCGCTCAAGCTGTGCATACAGAGTGTCTCTCATGCGGCTGGCAAGATATCAGCCAATAAGACGCCAATTGACGGCGAGCTCTTCGAAATCAAGCATCTCCTAATTCTGCGGGAACAGATTGCACCGTTTCGTGTGGACTTTACGGTGAAGGAAACTTCGCTGGACTTCAGCAAGGTGAAGACGGCAGCCTTTGGATTGCTGCAGAAgcgcaaacagctcttttcgaTGGGTAGCAATAATGCGCTGTTGGAATTCCTTCTGGAGGGCACGCCGCAGATCAAGGAGCATTTGCTCGACTCTCGCAAGGAAGTGGACCGTCAGCTCAAGTCGGTGTGCGAGAGGTACATCAAGGATGCAGTTCACATGCTGGTTGGCCCTCTCATCACATTCCTGGATAAGGCGCAGAGTCTGTTGGCTCAATCCACTCCAGCCACGCCCCAATCGCCGGAGTCGACAAAAGCCAGTTACGTTCTAAGGCAAAGTCCATGGGCCAGTCCGCAGCAGATCAGCAGTATAATCCAGGAGACACAGCGCCTGATCAAAGCCAAGCTGGCCGTGCTGCAGCGTTCCATGCAGCTCTACCTAAGCAATCGTGATACAGAGTTCATCATCTTCAGACCGATCCGA AACAACATCATTCAATCGTTTGTGAAGCTTGAACAATTGCTGACCACAAATGGTTACTCTACAGATGATATGATCATCACGAGTTGTCCGTCGGCGGAGCAAGTTTCCATACTTTTATCCAGTGCCAGTATTTTGGCCGCCGAGGGAGTCGCCAGctttgcagcagcagcccgCAAAATAAGTACGTCGTCGTCAGTGGATGGTTCCACGGTTGGCAGAAAGTTAAGCACGATGTCCAACAAATCGGAACTTGTGGAGCAGCCGAAAGCTGAAGAAGTCGCTGGCCAGATGGAAGTGGTGCCCGCGGAAGTACCACCTCCTGCCAAGATCGAGGAGGAGCAAGTGGCGGAAACGCAAACGCAGGCCAATTCCGAATAA